The Shinella zoogloeoides genome includes a region encoding these proteins:
- the oiaX gene encoding 3-oxo-isoapionate-4-phosphate decarboxylase OiaX, with the protein MIRLTYRIETPGSVEAMATKIASDQSTGTFVALPGETEELKARVAARVVAIRPLPPADRASFPDEGGGAGPFNRADVDIDFPMDAVGTDLAALMTIAIGGVFSIKGMTGIRIVGMKLPREFAAAHPGPQFGIPGSFALTGVKDRPIIGTIVKPALGLRPHETAEMVGELIEAGVDFIKDDEKLMSPAYSPLEERVAAIMPKILDHEQKTGKKVMYAFGISHADPDEMMRNHDMVLQAGGNCAVVNINSVGFGGLAFLRKRSGLVLHAHRNGWDILTRHAGLGFEFSVWQQFWRLLGVDQFQINGIRVKYWEPDESFVRSYKAVTAPLFSGKDVALPVIGSGQWGGQAPDTIAATGGSTDLLYLCGGGIVSHPGGPGAGVKAVKQAWEAAVAGIPLEVYAREHPDLARSIEKFSGGKGA; encoded by the coding sequence GTGATCCGCCTGACCTATCGGATAGAGACGCCCGGCTCGGTGGAAGCCATGGCGACGAAAATCGCCAGCGACCAGTCGACCGGCACGTTCGTGGCCCTGCCGGGCGAGACGGAGGAGCTGAAGGCGCGGGTGGCGGCCCGCGTCGTCGCCATCCGCCCCCTGCCGCCGGCCGACCGCGCCTCTTTTCCCGATGAAGGCGGCGGCGCCGGGCCGTTCAACCGCGCCGATGTCGATATCGATTTCCCGATGGATGCCGTCGGGACCGACCTTGCCGCCCTGATGACCATCGCGATCGGCGGCGTCTTCTCGATCAAGGGCATGACGGGCATCCGCATCGTCGGCATGAAGCTGCCGCGGGAATTCGCCGCCGCCCATCCCGGTCCGCAATTCGGCATTCCGGGCAGCTTCGCGCTGACCGGCGTGAAGGACCGGCCGATCATCGGCACCATCGTCAAACCGGCGCTCGGCCTTCGCCCGCACGAGACGGCGGAGATGGTGGGCGAGCTCATCGAGGCAGGCGTCGACTTCATCAAGGACGACGAGAAGCTGATGAGCCCGGCCTATTCGCCGCTTGAGGAACGCGTCGCCGCGATCATGCCGAAGATCCTCGACCACGAGCAGAAGACCGGCAAGAAGGTGATGTATGCCTTCGGCATCAGCCATGCCGACCCGGACGAGATGATGCGCAACCACGACATGGTGCTGCAGGCGGGCGGCAATTGCGCCGTGGTCAACATCAATTCCGTCGGCTTCGGCGGCCTTGCCTTCCTGCGCAAGCGCTCAGGGCTGGTGCTGCACGCGCACCGCAATGGCTGGGACATACTCACGCGCCATGCCGGGCTCGGCTTCGAATTCTCCGTCTGGCAGCAGTTCTGGCGCCTGCTCGGCGTCGACCAGTTCCAGATCAATGGCATCCGCGTGAAATACTGGGAGCCGGACGAGAGCTTCGTGCGCTCCTACAAGGCGGTGACGGCCCCGCTGTTTTCCGGGAAGGACGTGGCCCTGCCGGTCATCGGCTCCGGCCAATGGGGAGGACAGGCACCGGACACGATCGCCGCGACGGGCGGCTCGACGGACCTGCTCTATCTGTGCGGCGGCGGCATCGTCAGCCATCCGGGCGGGCCGGGCGCCGGGGTGAAGGCGGTGAAGCAGGCCTGGGAGGCCGCGGTCGCCGGTATCCCGCTGGAGGTCTATGCCCGCGAGCATCCCGACCTTGCCCGATCCATCGAGAAGTTTTCCGGCGGCAAGGGGGCCTGA
- a CDS encoding transcriptional regulator NanR — protein MNVVSEPIVRKKLSDEVFARLKHMIETGELKAGDEMPSERELMERYGVGRPAIREAMQALAGKGLVEISQGERAKVLRITAETIIRQVDLPAKMMLSGSSDTLEHLKSARIFFERGMIREAATRATAEQIAELRALLEKQKQSLGDADAFIDADMEFHQCIARISGNPIFAAVSGAMLGWLKSYHTEMLIWTGRENFTLAEHEEIIRAIENGNADLAEKAMIKHLERSRALYALKAPN, from the coding sequence ATGAACGTCGTTTCCGAACCGATCGTCCGCAAGAAACTCTCCGACGAAGTCTTCGCGCGGCTCAAGCACATGATCGAAACCGGCGAGCTCAAGGCCGGTGACGAGATGCCCTCCGAGCGGGAACTCATGGAGCGCTACGGTGTCGGCCGTCCTGCCATCCGCGAAGCCATGCAGGCGCTCGCCGGCAAGGGCCTTGTCGAGATCTCGCAGGGCGAGCGCGCCAAGGTGCTGCGCATCACCGCCGAGACGATCATCCGCCAGGTGGACCTGCCGGCGAAGATGATGCTCTCCGGCTCCTCCGACACGCTGGAGCACTTGAAAAGCGCCCGCATCTTCTTCGAGCGCGGCATGATCCGCGAGGCGGCGACCCGGGCGACGGCGGAACAGATCGCCGAGCTTCGCGCCCTTCTCGAAAAGCAGAAGCAGAGCCTCGGCGATGCGGACGCCTTCATCGACGCGGACATGGAGTTCCACCAGTGCATCGCCCGGATTTCCGGCAATCCGATCTTCGCGGCCGTCAGCGGCGCGATGCTGGGATGGCTGAAATCCTACCATACGGAAATGCTCATCTGGACGGGCCGCGAGAATTTCACGCTCGCCGAGCACGAGGAAATCATCCGCGCCATCGAGAACGGCAATGCGGACCTTGCCGAAAAGGCGATGATCAAGCACCTCGAACGTTCCCGCGCTCTCTATGCGCTTAAGGCCCCGAACTAG